The Vigna angularis cultivar LongXiaoDou No.4 chromosome 6, ASM1680809v1, whole genome shotgun sequence genome contains the following window.
TCACTAAGGGCCACGGCGCGGATTCCCTCGTCTACAACAACCTCATTTCAGGCTTTCTCGAACTGGAGAATTTGGAGAAGGCCAATGAGCTCTTCGACGAGCTTAAGGAGCGCTGCCTGGTGTATGACGGGGTTGTGAATTCCACTTTCATGGAATGGTTCTTCAAAAAGGGTAGGGATAAGGAAGCCATGGAGTCCTACAGGTCCTTGTTGGAGCGCCAGTTTAGGATGACCCCTGCCACTTGCAACGTTTTGTTGGAGTGTTTGCTCAAGCATGCCAGGAAAACTGAGGCTTGGGCCTTGTTTGATCATATGCTCGACAATCACACCCCTCCCAATTTCCAAGCTGTTAACTCTGATACCTTCAATCTTATGGTCAATGAGTGCTTTAAGCTCGGAAACTTTGAGGAGGCCCTTGCAACTTTTAAGAAGGTTGGTACTAAACCTAATTCTAAGCCCTTTGCCATGGACGTTGCCGGCTACAATAATATCATTGCTAGGTTTTGTGAGAATGGGATGCTTTCGCAAGCTGAGACCCTGTTTGAAGAACTGTGCTCGAAGTCTTTAAGCCCCGATGTTCCTACTCACAAAACTTTGATTGAAGCCTACTTGAGAATGGAGAGGATCGATGATGCTCTCAGGGTGTTCAACAGAATGGCAGATACTGGTCTCAGGGTAGTTGCTGCTTTTGGTAACATGGTGTTTgataaattgattaagaatgGTAAGGCCAGTGAATGTGCTcaaattttaagtaaattagGAGAGAAAGATCCCAAACCAGACCCCACTTGCTATGAGGTTGTAATCAAGGGACTTTGTGCCCATGGGTTATTGGACAAAAGCGTAGAGCTGCTAGATGAGGTTATGAGGTATGGTGTTGGGGTTACTACTGCCTTGCGGGAATGTGTTACTGAGGTTTTTAAGGAAGCCGGGAGAGGTGACGAGATTGAAAGGCTACTAGATGTCAACAGATTTGCATACACTCCTCGTCCATCCCCTCCAAGACCTGCTTACCGTGCGCCACATAACCCACATTCTGGACCTCCCACCACACAAATGGCAGCTCAACTGCACCCACCACCACCTTTTCAGATGTCAGGAGCTACACTTAACCCTTCTGGGTTTCCAACACAAAGGGCGGCACAGAGTCCAACACCTCCTTCTTCTCAAATGACTGGAGCACATTATCCACCTTCTGGGTTTCAATTGCCACGTTCTCAAATGGCCGGAGCACCACATAACTCATCTTATGTGGCTCCACATCAAGTGTCGGGACACGAACGCCCGCCAATGCATCAACCTTCATGGAAATTTTCTCCTCCAATGACTGGGCCTCACACTACAGCGCCTGGACCTTCACCTCATATACTAGGACAATCTCACCACCCCTCTACATTCGAACTTTCTTCTCAAACGAACAGGGCAGCCCCGCAAATGACAGCCCAGCATTATACACCATCTGGACCTTCACCTCAAATGGGAGGATATCAGCCTTATGCAACACCATCTGGACCTTCACCTCAAATGGGAGGATATCAGCCTTATGCAACACCACGTGGGCTCCAACAAATGTCAGAACCACGATATCCACCGTCTGGAGTTCCCCCTCCAATTGTTGGACAACACCCACCAGCTGGACCAGCTCCTCCAGTATCAGGGTCATATGCTCCTTCATATGGGGCCTCACCTAAAATGTCACCGCCTTATCGTACAGCCCCAGGGCCATCTTCTCACCTGACTGGACCGTATGGCCCTTCTTCAGGAGTAGGTTCTCACTTTgaggaatcacatcaacagcAATCAGAAGTCCCTGAACAGGTAGCAGCTTAATCCTCTGTGACACCGATTTCTGCTGTTCGGTATCactatatttatgagtttatagaaCGATGATACAAGAATTTGTCTGTCACATGTAATCCTGTCTTGTATGACatgtcatttttaatttattcttataaatcaACCTTTAATATCACGCCTTGATATCTATATTTTTTGTACTGCCATTGATATTCTTCCCCATTTAACCAGAAAGAAATTTCAAGTTTTTTGCCTCAAGAGTTATATTTAGACTATGTACTAGATATTAGCGTTGAGCTTAAGCTGTATTTGGAGGAAGGTAGTGTGTATTCTTTTAGGGGAATTTGAATTTCCTTGTGATAACACATCTTGTTGAGATATTGAATGCAAATGTTTTAAGTGATCAGCATTTTATCGACATTTCATCAGAAATAGAAATGGATTATAACAAAGTGAAATTTTAAAGGACCGTGGCCTCTCGGTTGCTCTCACATTGCTTCAATCGGTGACTCCTTCAGTAGAAACAAACAATTGCAATTTTGTAAGCGAGCTCATAAAAAATGCTGTTGAGACCACCATTTGTTATTGGTTCATCAGACCTTGTTTTTCTATAGGTTTAGACAAAGTTGAATTGAATCCATTATTGTAGATAAAAGGTTCATTTCTCAGTGGAGTACTACAAATTTGTAAGGCTCTAAAATCCATTGTATATGTAGCTCTGATATAGATCGTAGCAAATGTATCATTAAATGCATATAGCACATATGCGCGGGGGTATGCATATGAAGCTACATAATTTTTAGAAAGTTAGAATGAATATTACTTCATCAGctggatttttttttgtaacgGTATTATTTTAGTCATTTTATTCTTctgtttaattaatttcaaatcttttgaaaattttaatatttttaattaagtttttaaaatttttgttattgattattcaaaaattttatatttttctattgagTTCTTGTCGTGAGTGACCATTGTTATCTTCATCGATCATTTTATTTACTTCTCTTTTAGCATCAAGAATATAAAGGTTTTTTGTAAAGAAGTATGAGATTTTCtggtttatttaaaatattattgcaATTGAAGTAAAACAATAAATGGGTGACTTTTAGTTGGAAACATGTTATATttgtttacattattatttacaACAATTAAGTGTTATTGTTGTCCTATgtagtgatgatgatgattcttGTTATCTAATATTGGAATGAAGGTGAAAGTGAAAGTAAAAGTTTTATGTTGTACTTGAGAAAGTGAAAGTGCTGTCATTTTCCTGGTGTCTCTTTCCCAAGATTTGTTTGATCCATAAATGGAGTGAAATGACctatttgtctttattttcttcatttcatcTTCTTACTACACCAATCTATTGCACCTTCTCTTTCACTCCTCCTTCTTCAGTTTTTGATTTAGAATACCTTACCCCGCTGTGCCGATTAAAAATATTGGTTTTTTTGTCTGTTCTCACTAATGTGCATTCCAgaatatgaattttgtatttCATATCGTACGTTAtggaatgtattttttattctatatttcGAAATATAGAATCCAAAATACGAATTTATTCTGGAATGCCTCCAAATTATTGATTTCagaacttaataaaaataataaactagaggataaaataaaattttcaagcatACGGGAAGTGCGGGTTAAAACTATGGAAGTGCAGGAGAAATTGTCTTCAACCTTCAACTTAAGACACAAAgtccaaaacataaaataattattataccGTCTAAAGGTGACTGACCTCTTCGCATTTAGGTTAAGACCGAATCGGTGCGAAATTATTGTAGTTAAGAAAGTTTTATCAAAACAATGAGTTTCAATAAAGATTTGTCACAGGCCGAACTAACCTTCTGGACTTTGAATCGAGTTCGTTATGGGTCGAGCAAAGAAATTAACCCACGATCAAAATTCAATTTAGCgactttttttgttattatttaaaaattttagttaTGTTTGTAGTATTAAATACTTTGTTATTATCTttgtattttgttattatttctgtgatctttatttgatttttatctttgtaACTGAaatattctcttattttttagagaataaaaacaatttgtaattatttctgTGTTTGTCTTCgatgaaaaaaacataatt
Protein-coding sequences here:
- the LOC108343383 gene encoding pentatricopeptide repeat-containing protein At1g10270, with translation MSLHRLLLRRLSSIAASRPIFSLTQTRSYAFSSAEEAAAERRRRKRRLRIEPPLNAIRPPPQQGPPRDPNAPRLPDSTSALVGPRLSLHNRVQSLIRAGDLEAASAIARHAVFSVTRPTVFTCNAIIAAMYRSKRYEESIALFHFFFNQFNIVPNIVSYNNVINTHCDEGRVDVALAVYRHVLANAPFSPSPVTYRHLTKGLIQAGRISEAVDLLREMLTKGHGADSLVYNNLISGFLELENLEKANELFDELKERCLVYDGVVNSTFMEWFFKKGRDKEAMESYRSLLERQFRMTPATCNVLLECLLKHARKTEAWALFDHMLDNHTPPNFQAVNSDTFNLMVNECFKLGNFEEALATFKKVGTKPNSKPFAMDVAGYNNIIARFCENGMLSQAETLFEELCSKSLSPDVPTHKTLIEAYLRMERIDDALRVFNRMADTGLRVVAAFGNMVFDKLIKNGKASECAQILSKLGEKDPKPDPTCYEVVIKGLCAHGLLDKSVELLDEVMRYGVGVTTALRECVTEVFKEAGRGDEIERLLDVNRFAYTPRPSPPRPAYRAPHNPHSGPPTTQMAAQLHPPPPFQMSGATLNPSGFPTQRAAQSPTPPSSQMTGAHYPPSGFQLPRSQMAGAPHNSSYVAPHQVSGHERPPMHQPSWKFSPPMTGPHTTAPGPSPHILGQSHHPSTFELSSQTNRAAPQMTAQHYTPSGPSPQMGGYQPYATPSGPSPQMGGYQPYATPRGLQQMSEPRYPPSGVPPPIVGQHPPAGPAPPVSGSYAPSYGASPKMSPPYRTAPGPSSHLTGPYGPSSGVGSHFEESHQQQSEVPEQVAA